GCTCATATACTGCTAAGAGAGAAGATATTGCTAAGTTTCTGCAAGTTTCTAATCAATCGGAAATTAATGAACCACCTGTTGAGCAGTTTAAAATATAACCTCCTCCACACGGAATCAGCATCACTCTGGATGACAGCTTAGCTGGCATCCAGGGGTGAGTTTAAGAATCCTAAACCCTCTCATGTGATTGATTGAAGTGGTATTAATTCGCGTGAAAATGTTAAAATTGTGACGCTTAAAGTTCTCGATATTTAATAGAGTTGGGATCTTATTTTTTGAGTTTATGATGACTGCATTTAATCTTAATAGCTATTTTGAGGAAACCTTCAACCAATTAATATTTGAGGAAACTCAAGTTGAAAACATCGAGTTTCAGAACTGTCAATTCAAAAAATGCAAATTTCTTGGAGTGACGTTTAGCAAAGTAAAATTTACAGACTGTGATTTCGAGTCCTGTGATCTCACCCTATCAAAATTTCCCGGATGTAAATTTTCAGAGGTTGCATTTAAGCACTCTAAACTTGTGGGAATCAATTGGACAGAATTAAGCTGGCCATTAGTAAAACTCGCAAGCCCACTCTACTTTTATGAAAGCAACCTCAGTCATTCTAATTTTTTTGGGCTCACACTTGCTGATTTAATTATAGAAGGCTGTAAAGCTCATGATGTCGATTTTAGAGAAGCTAACTTAAGTCATGCAAGTTTTGTAGGGACGGACTTACAAAATAGCCTCTTTATGCACACCAATTTAAAACACACGGATTTCACGCATTCCATCAATTACAATATTGATATTCAATCTAATACAGTAACCAAAGCAAGTTTTTCATTCCCGGATGTCATTGCCTTGTTAAGTCATTTAGATATAAAAATTAATGGCTGGCCTAATGACGATTAAAGCCTAGCGTGGCAGCAGCTTTAGTTGACATCAATAATTTGAATCCGTGTGACTTAACCAGTCTATGTTTGCTGAATTCATTT
The nucleotide sequence above comes from Legionella hackeliae. Encoded proteins:
- a CDS encoding pentapeptide repeat-containing protein, with the translated sequence MTAFNLNSYFEETFNQLIFEETQVENIEFQNCQFKKCKFLGVTFSKVKFTDCDFESCDLTLSKFPGCKFSEVAFKHSKLVGINWTELSWPLVKLASPLYFYESNLSHSNFFGLTLADLIIEGCKAHDVDFREANLSHASFVGTDLQNSLFMHTNLKHTDFTHSINYNIDIQSNTVTKASFSFPDVIALLSHLDIKINGWPNDD